A genomic window from Salvia hispanica cultivar TCC Black 2014 chromosome 5, UniMelb_Shisp_WGS_1.0, whole genome shotgun sequence includes:
- the LOC125188728 gene encoding succinate--CoA ligase [ADP-forming] subunit alpha-2, mitochondrial — MARQATRLIASLSSRLLRPNQLNQLRNFGSPPPPPAVFVDKNTRIICQGITGKNGTFHTEQAIEYGTKMVGGVTPKKGGTEHLGLPVFNTVAEAKAETKANASVIYVPPPFAAKAIMEAMEAELDLVVCITEGIPQHDMVRVKAALNQQSRTRLIGPNCPGIIKPGECKVGIMPGYIHKPGRIGIVSRSGTLTYEAVFQTTAVGLGQSTCVGIGGDPFNGTNFVDCMEKFLVDPQTEGIVLIGEIGGTAEEDAAALIKASGTQKPIVAFIAGLTAPPGRRMGHAGAIVSGGKGTAQDKIKTLREAGVTVVESPAKIGTAMLEVFKQRGLV; from the exons ATGGCGCGCCAAGCCACCAGGCTGATTGCTAGTTTGTCATCGCGCCTGCTCCGCCCTAATCAGCTCAATCAGCTACGCAATTTCGgatctccgccgccgccgcccgccGTCTTCGTCGATAAGAACACCCGCATCATTTGCCAGGGCATCACCGGAAAGAATGGCACTTTCCACACCGAGCAGGCCATTGAGTACGGCACCAAGATG GTTGGCGGAGTTACACCTAAAAAAGGTGGAACTGAGCACTTGGGACTCCCTGTCTTTAATACTGTAGCAGAAGCAAAAGCTGAAACAAAGGCTAATGCATCAGTGATATATGTTCCTCCTCCATTTGCTGCAAAAGCCATCATGGAGGCAATGGAGGCTGAACTAGATTTGGTTGTATGTATCACAGAGGGAATACCCCAACATGACATG GTTCGTGTGAAAGCTGCTCTTAATCAGCAGTCACGGACTCGACTTATTGGTCCAAACTGTCCTGGCATTATTAAGCCTGGGGAGTGTAAAGTTGGAATTATGCCTGGATACATCCACAAACCAGGACGCATTGGAATTGTGTCTCGGTCTGGTACATTGACTTATGAAGCG GTCTTCCAAACAACTGCAGTTGGCCTTGGGCAGTCAACATGTGTGGGAATTGGTGGAGATCCTTTCAATGGAACGAATTTTGTTGATTGCATGGAAAAGTTCCTAGTGGATCCACAGACAGAAG GTATCGTTCTTATTGGTGAGATAGGTGGCACAGCGGAGGAGGATGCGGCGGCTCTAATAAAG GCAAGTGGGACTCAGAAGCCAATTGTTGCTTTTATTGCTGGGCTCACTGCTCCACCTGGACGAAGAATGGGCCATGCAGGAG CTATTGTATCCGGAGGAAAGGGTACTGCACAGGACAAAATCAAGACCCTACGGGAAGCTGGAGTTACTGTCGTTGAGTCGCCTGCAAAGATAGGCACCGCAATGCTGGAGGTCTTCAAACAGAGGGGTCTTGTCTGA
- the LOC125188730 gene encoding transcription factor MYB56-like, whose product MLFLGMRNLSIAHNNVAPENWGFTSSHSGANHLIDLNAAVESDDQDFSDMHSHGGGKAKLCARGHWRPAEDTKLKELVALYGHQNRNLNNWTEDLGKAACCGGSTS is encoded by the exons ATGCTTTTTCTCGGCATGAGAAATCTCTCCATCGCCCACAATAATGTCGCACCAGAAAACTGGGGCTTCACCTCCTCCCATTCCGGCGCCAATCATCTCATCGATCTCAACGCCGCTGTTGAATCCGACGATCAGGATTTCTCCGACATGCATTCCCACGGCGGCGGCAAGGCCAAGCTCTGCGCCAGAGGCCATTGGCGCCCCGCCGAGGACACCAAACTCAAGGAGCTCGTTGCCCTCTACGGCCACCAAAATAGGAATCTTAATAATTGGACGGAAGATCtg GGAAAAGCTGCATGCTGCGGTGGTTCAACCAGCTGA